TTTCTACGAAGAAAGTATCTATTCAAAACATCTTTACTTGGATATATCTTTTATTTTTAAATATAGGAGCTTTCCTTACTCTCACAGTTTTTAAAACTAAGAATTTAGGTGACGAGTTCCTTAAAATTGTTAATGAAGCTCCTGAACCAGAAGAAAACGTCACAATTCATTCTTTACTAGAGATAACCCCTCCCTTCTTAATGGGTTTACTTATAGTCGCTTCTTTAATAGTTGCAACTTATTTATTAAAGATGTTACTCATAAAAGATCGGTTTTTTTCCACGAAAGCAAAATACAATTTTGGGATTGCTATATTACTGTTGTTTGCTATTCCTTTGTTGTTTCAGTTTTTAATTTAAGTTTTTTATAAACTTTTAATACATGGTAGCTTGAAAGCACAGCAAATAAAATTAAACTACCGAATGCATAAACAAAATTACGTGAATACACGGATTGATACAAAATTAAAAAAGTGACAAATGACCATAGTAAATAATTTATAATCCAAAGGAAAACATAAGCTCTCTCTGCTATCACTATTAATTTATTCAGTCTTAATCACCCCATATATTTTTAAAAATAATTATCTAGCCCCCTATTCCCCCGAATCATCGGGGGACTCCCTCGCCGGTAGGCAGGAACAAACGGTTGTTTGTTCAATGCCAAGAGGGTTTGGGTGGCGCTGAATATGTCAACTCCTTATCCTCACTTCGTTCCGGTACCGTTGACACATACGTTTAATCGCATCACCTGTTTTTATAAAGGTTTATCAACTTGTTTTTAAACCACCATGTCAGCGACATCAGCTATAAACACATTCAACATTTTTTGATGTTTTTCTGCCAGTTCAGCTTCTACGATCATATCTGACAGATCAGTTTTCCCTAAGTGCTGATCAGCTTCCAGTACCATTTTCATAGTGGGGGCGCAAGAGTTACGAAGCCAGTTTCTTGATTTTTGATAGAAGTCTTTTTGTGGTTTTACGTACAAATGAAGCCTTCCAACATCCCCTATAAATTCAGACCAAAAAAGGCTCGTTTTCCAATGCTCTCTAGTGATGTTTTCATCAGCATCAACGAACCTTACATAGTTATTAATGATCTGCATAGCGATTAAAGTTAAATCCTTTGTTTTCAATAAAGCATCTATAGCTACTTGTGCGCGTTCATTTTTAAGCCGCAGTTCATAACGATTCCAATCGCCTAGTTCTTCTAACGGAATGTTATACTTTTCTGCTTGTTCATAGTTTTTTTCGTAAAAGCAAAGATACGCTTCTGACTTTTTAGAACCGAAATATATTGTCGTTCCGCCTGTAACACCATCAGATAGATCAAAGGAGCCATTGAAATCGGATTTTCTAAAGCGTGAAATACATTCGCCCTTTTGGGCTTTTTTCAACAATTCCGGTATAGAAAAGTATGTCTTTTTGTCATCAATCGCCAAATCAAAGCGAGTAAATGAACCGCCTTGTGCCATGCAGTCTTGAAAGAAGTCGTACCATGTTTTCTTCCGGCACTCCAAGAAGGATTCAAATTGACGGCAACCTTGACCGGACATTTCTATCAAAACACCTCTGTTATCGTCTGGTGCAGAATAAAAGACTTTGATATAGTCCAGTTCGTACGTGCCAACGTAGCCATAAAAGCCAGATGTTTTTTCCGTCATAAAGTCTTTGCTAAGGTGAAGAACTCCTTCGATAATTCGGTCAACATCATGAGTTTTAAAAGAGACTCGAATGTAGTCAACCATTGATACTAAAGGACTTTCAACGGTTTCATTTTCTTCTTTTACGATTACTACCCCCCTGTTAGCGTGGGGGGGTTGTTTTAGCTCATCCATTCGCTTCGCTCACTCCTTCGCCGCTGGCCGTCTGGTCGCTTACGCTGCCGCTGGCGACTGCCGTCGCCTGCGCTCCCTCGACTCCAACCAGCGCATTTTTAATAGATGACATAAAATCATATCCTTTGGGCACGATAGGGCTGTAAAATTCCAACACTGAACCTGTGCCAACATTGGCATAGCCTCGTCCAGTTTCTTTTTTATTAACAAATGCCTTATCAACATCGCCAAACATCATTCCGTATCCAGTCTCGGACATTAAACCTAATGACACACGGAAGCTAAACTGATCACGAATACCATCAGCCAAATATTTTGCATCTGGACGTTGTGCCCCCAAAACAAGAAAATATCCCGCCTGTCTTCCCAACATGACCAACTGTTTCATGTAAGAAAGGGTTTCATTTCTTTCTTTCATATCTAAAAAATCCATAAACGCCACATATTCATCAAAGAAGATAAACACAGGCTTTAAGCCTAAATAGGCATAGTTTTCACCTGTCTTATAGTTGGGCATCTGTTTCATTTCATCCATTCGTTCCATCATGCCATCTACAGACTTTCTTAGGCACATGAGAATGCCGTTCTTTTGGGAATATACCTTTTTCGGAAGCACTTCTTCCAAGTCTGCTAAATCTGCATTCTTAGGGTCCAATATTCTTACATCTGCCCCAAGTCCAACACACGCCTTGATAATCGTTAGCATGAAATATGTTTTTCCTCCACCTGTACCGCCAGAAATTAACATGTGCGGCAACTTATCAAATTGCCATGAAATATGCTTCATTAACGGAAGGACTCCATTCTCAGCTACTGCATCATCAATGGAAATACGATTCTTTTTCACATCATAAAGAAGCTTAAAGCAAACAAAACCTTCTTCCATTTGCTTATCAACCAAGTCACAAAATAAGCCGTTTTCCAAATCCTTTCCTAAGTCTAGGAAGCGATTCTGAAAACGGCTCATGTCCATAGCAATACGAATATAAATGTGATTGTTTTTAACCTGGTAATACATTCTAGGAAAGTATGTGATCTTTTCTCTTGTGTCAGTTTCATTCGAAAAGAGTTTTCTTACTTTCACATTATCTCTTTCGTAAAACTTATTCGAGAAAATCATTTTTGCAAGCTTTTGCCTGTGAAGGATTTTCTTATAGCTGTCAAAGAAAAGAAAGTAAGATGCAACTATACTTCCAACAGCAATTAACAGAGAGCCTAAAACACTTTTAATGATTAAAGGTACATTCCACTCAAAATGTTTTATAACACGGTTAAGATCAAAATGAACCAGTTGTTCTCTCCAAAAGATCAACATAGACAATAAAAAAACAGGCACAAAGATAATTGCGCCTGCTAATTTTACGTTATTTCTCATGTACGGGCGGATTCGTTTGCCCCTGTATTTCCAAAATCTTTTGTTTAAGAAATCACTCATATATATCACCCGCCTGCCGATATGAGAGCATCACGTTATTTCTTTTCATTTCCACTAGTTAACGCGGCTGGTTTTGAGGATACAGCAGACCCTGCGCCTTTTAATACCAGATCTTCTGCTTCAACAGTCCAGTTAACATTAGCAAAATTCCCATTTGCTCTAGCAGAAGCCAT
The Bacillus vallismortis genome window above contains:
- the nicK gene encoding DNA relaxase NicK, with amino-acid sequence MDELKQPPHANRGVVIVKEENETVESPLVSMVDYIRVSFKTHDVDRIIEGVLHLSKDFMTEKTSGFYGYVGTYELDYIKVFYSAPDDNRGVLIEMSGQGCRQFESFLECRKKTWYDFFQDCMAQGGSFTRFDLAIDDKKTYFSIPELLKKAQKGECISRFRKSDFNGSFDLSDGVTGGTTIYFGSKKSEAYLCFYEKNYEQAEKYNIPLEELGDWNRYELRLKNERAQVAIDALLKTKDLTLIAMQIINNYVRFVDADENITREHWKTSLFWSEFIGDVGRLHLYVKPQKDFYQKSRNWLRNSCAPTMKMVLEADQHLGKTDLSDMIVEAELAEKHQKMLNVFIADVADMVV
- the conQ gene encoding coupling conjugation protein ConQ, coding for MSDFLNKRFWKYRGKRIRPYMRNNVKLAGAIIFVPVFLLSMLIFWREQLVHFDLNRVIKHFEWNVPLIIKSVLGSLLIAVGSIVASYFLFFDSYKKILHRQKLAKMIFSNKFYERDNVKVRKLFSNETDTREKITYFPRMYYQVKNNHIYIRIAMDMSRFQNRFLDLGKDLENGLFCDLVDKQMEEGFVCFKLLYDVKKNRISIDDAVAENGVLPLMKHISWQFDKLPHMLISGGTGGGKTYFMLTIIKACVGLGADVRILDPKNADLADLEEVLPKKVYSQKNGILMCLRKSVDGMMERMDEMKQMPNYKTGENYAYLGLKPVFIFFDEYVAFMDFLDMKERNETLSYMKQLVMLGRQAGYFLVLGAQRPDAKYLADGIRDQFSFRVSLGLMSETGYGMMFGDVDKAFVNKKETGRGYANVGTGSVLEFYSPIVPKGYDFMSSIKNALVGVEGAQATAVASGSVSDQTASGEGVSEANG